The following coding sequences are from one Leptolyngbya sp. NIES-3755 window:
- a CDS encoding 3-deoxy-D-manno-octulosonate 8-phosphate phosphatase, putative (ab initio prediction:Prodigal:2.6;~similar to AA sequence:cyanobase_aa:AM1_2196), translating into MINDLSDDLRSRLAQVKLLALDVDGVMTDGGLYYTETGEELKKFNVKDGLGIKLLMTAGIQVAIISAGFSASTLHRAKRLGIDSVFTGIENKLETLEQLCQQLNVSLSEVAYVGDDLIDVPILERVGCPITVADAMPANQAIALYITRHRGGQGAVREVCDLLLSVQALD; encoded by the coding sequence ATGATTAACGACCTGTCCGACGACCTCAGAAGCCGTCTTGCCCAAGTCAAACTCCTCGCGCTCGATGTCGATGGAGTCATGACCGATGGCGGACTTTACTACACCGAGACAGGCGAAGAACTGAAGAAGTTCAACGTCAAAGATGGACTTGGAATCAAGCTGTTAATGACTGCCGGGATTCAAGTGGCGATCATTTCTGCGGGCTTTTCAGCCTCGACTCTACATCGAGCCAAACGGCTTGGAATTGATTCGGTGTTTACCGGGATCGAGAACAAGCTAGAAACGCTAGAGCAGTTATGTCAGCAGTTGAATGTCTCGCTGTCAGAAGTTGCGTATGTGGGCGATGACTTGATCGACGTGCCGATTCTTGAGCGAGTGGGATGTCCGATCACGGTGGCAGATGCCATGCCTGCCAATCAAGCGATCGCGCTTTACATTACGCGGCATCGAGGTGGTCAGGGTGCCGTTCGAGAAGTATGTGATTTACTCCTCTCCGTACAAGCTCTAGATTAG
- a CDS encoding group 1 glycosyl transferase (similar to AA sequence:cyanobase_aa:LBDG_55480): protein MKIGYLHIGEPEHGIVRYGRYLANEARTRPELSVIEAEVVLTGDQTVDRQTLLTAAATLSEADLIHFQHNAHIWGKKHQVQHLKTFLNACVPPKIATLHDVFYPPHHSYLWQQVRHGKRSVIDWLKAIARAQLSPNLRGLRQILDRTPFVLVCTEEEAKRLDRYTSVVKTIPHFVESRSFNITPEAAREQLNLTGKTVITLLGFIYRGKGHDLLVRALAQLPSNYEVVFAGGLGHEDFLQEVIELAKTLGVFDRIRVTGYLSEADQALYLAATHLAVCPFKQTSASGSLCTWISSHKPILAFDLPQIAEYNRLQPNAIATFSAYTPDNLATAIEQSIEQTQDDSVIVQLHRQLEMPVIFDRHLDQYTVVAKG from the coding sequence ATGAAAATTGGATATTTACACATCGGAGAGCCAGAGCATGGAATTGTGCGCTACGGGCGATATTTAGCAAATGAAGCCAGAACTCGTCCTGAATTGAGCGTGATCGAAGCGGAAGTTGTCTTAACCGGAGATCAAACCGTCGATCGACAAACTCTGCTCACTGCTGCTGCAACCCTTTCCGAAGCCGATCTGATTCATTTTCAGCACAATGCCCATATCTGGGGCAAAAAACATCAAGTTCAGCATCTCAAAACCTTTCTCAATGCCTGTGTTCCTCCAAAAATCGCTACCTTACACGATGTGTTTTATCCACCGCATCATTCTTATCTCTGGCAGCAAGTTCGTCACGGAAAGCGATCGGTGATTGACTGGTTAAAAGCGATCGCACGAGCACAGTTGTCCCCGAACCTTCGAGGATTGCGACAAATTCTCGATCGAACTCCATTCGTGCTGGTGTGTACCGAAGAAGAAGCCAAACGCCTCGATCGATACACTTCTGTAGTGAAAACAATTCCTCACTTTGTCGAATCTCGCAGTTTCAACATCACGCCAGAAGCGGCTCGTGAACAGTTGAACCTAACCGGAAAGACGGTGATTACGCTTTTAGGATTTATCTATCGGGGTAAAGGTCACGACCTATTAGTCAGAGCCTTGGCACAACTGCCATCGAACTATGAAGTTGTATTTGCAGGGGGACTAGGACACGAAGACTTTTTACAGGAGGTAATCGAGCTTGCAAAAACTTTGGGAGTCTTCGATCGCATTCGAGTCACCGGATATCTTTCTGAAGCGGATCAAGCTCTATATCTCGCAGCCACGCATCTAGCAGTCTGCCCGTTTAAGCAAACTTCAGCCTCCGGATCTCTTTGCACTTGGATTTCATCTCACAAGCCAATTTTGGCATTCGATCTGCCCCAAATTGCCGAATACAACCGATTACAGCCAAACGCGATCGCAACGTTTTCTGCTTACACTCCGGACAATTTAGCAACCGCGATCGAGCAATCGATCGAGCAAACCCAAGACGATTCCGTGATCGTTCAACTGCATCGACAGCTTGAAATGCCGGTAATCTTCGATCGACATCTCGATCAATACACTGTGGTAGCGAAAGGCTAA
- a CDS encoding hypothetical protein (similar to AA sequence:cyanobase_aa:MAE20100) — MKGVIRVLPWAMVAGAAWSIGAWFNLYYFQDPAWVNSIYTQKIARAEAIKAPRRILLVGGSSTHFGLQAERLQKKLNIPVVNLGLHAGLGLDGIFKLVQNEIRAGDIVVLFPEHDLLSYTPEENSGILATLVGLRSQRFDLLQGEQENPKNVANRLILVGSPRLFDVVAALRSEIFTRRKPTWYQFDVNQNGDSLDSLSGKPPFGETSVELSDASFQQIDHFRQFVEQRQGKLILGIPWKLAKSEPKTQSQLRQVIGSLSKIAPVVYNPKTLNLKEDISLFGDTTFHLTREGQKLRTEELAEQLRPLVTQKVARN, encoded by the coding sequence ATGAAAGGCGTAATCAGAGTCCTGCCGTGGGCGATGGTCGCAGGAGCGGCTTGGTCGATCGGGGCTTGGTTTAATTTGTATTACTTCCAAGATCCCGCTTGGGTGAATTCGATTTATACCCAAAAGATTGCTCGTGCTGAGGCAATTAAAGCACCAAGACGGATTCTGCTCGTCGGCGGATCTTCGACCCATTTTGGCTTACAAGCAGAACGCCTGCAAAAGAAGCTAAACATTCCGGTTGTGAATCTGGGATTACATGCAGGGTTGGGACTAGACGGAATTTTCAAGCTCGTTCAGAACGAAATTCGAGCGGGTGACATTGTTGTGCTCTTTCCAGAACATGATTTGCTCAGTTATACCCCAGAGGAGAATTCAGGAATTTTAGCGACGCTGGTGGGGCTGAGAAGTCAGCGATTTGATCTCTTGCAGGGAGAGCAAGAAAATCCGAAAAATGTAGCGAATCGACTCATCCTAGTGGGGTCTCCGAGACTGTTTGATGTCGTTGCTGCACTCAGGAGTGAGATCTTCACCCGCAGAAAGCCGACCTGGTATCAGTTCGATGTGAATCAGAATGGGGATTCACTCGATTCACTGTCAGGCAAGCCGCCCTTTGGGGAAACCAGCGTTGAACTATCAGATGCTTCTTTTCAGCAAATTGATCACTTTCGGCAGTTTGTTGAACAACGGCAAGGAAAGCTAATTCTGGGCATTCCCTGGAAACTCGCTAAGAGTGAACCAAAAACACAGTCTCAACTCCGCCAGGTGATCGGATCGCTCTCGAAGATTGCCCCGGTTGTCTACAATCCAAAAACGCTCAATTTGAAAGAGGATATTTCTTTGTTTGGCGATACCACGTTTCATCTCACGAGAGAAGGGCAAAAGCTCAGAACCGAAGAATTAGCGGAGCAGCTTCGCCCTTTAGTGACCCAGAAAGTTGCTAGAAACTGA
- a CDS encoding hypothetical protein (similar to AA sequence:cyanobase_aa:Synpcc7942_2287), whose protein sequence is MQTTTQPVRIFIGSSCRNRVEEKVFVYSLLKHTNSPLEINIINGETGSVTMHNGETKQLPAIVSDRLKGATAFSLARYAIPEWCNFEGKAIYCDSDQISLEDIVNLWNYTLDDRAVAAVNVKAAESGKDYVNNFLQQLIASPEAYYLTSVMLLDCSKLQSWKIDAIVQGLNQDQFSYPDLMFLGKPFLQQAPTSIVDLPSAWNHLDVLTPSSKIVHFTDLTSQPWLFHHNAVSAFWEKFYLEAIDQGFVQPKEIEEAYDRGVISKRIKNLPNMKGSFGQLRNYLWRTWAATAFLGRRTAKSALAILRYRKQAIAN, encoded by the coding sequence ATGCAAACGACGACTCAACCCGTTCGGATTTTCATCGGGTCAAGTTGCCGCAACCGCGTCGAAGAAAAAGTGTTTGTCTATTCATTGCTCAAACACACAAACTCACCCCTGGAAATCAACATTATCAACGGGGAGACGGGTTCGGTGACGATGCACAACGGGGAAACGAAACAATTACCCGCGATCGTCAGCGATCGACTCAAAGGGGCAACCGCATTTTCGCTCGCTCGCTATGCGATTCCCGAATGGTGCAACTTTGAGGGCAAAGCCATCTATTGTGACTCCGACCAAATTTCGCTCGAAGATATCGTGAATCTGTGGAACTACACGCTAGACGATCGAGCCGTTGCAGCCGTCAATGTCAAAGCAGCGGAAAGCGGCAAGGATTATGTGAATAACTTTCTTCAGCAGTTGATCGCGTCCCCAGAAGCGTACTATCTCACGAGTGTGATGCTGCTAGATTGCTCAAAATTACAGTCGTGGAAGATTGATGCGATCGTTCAAGGCTTGAATCAAGATCAGTTCTCATATCCCGATTTAATGTTCTTGGGCAAGCCGTTTTTGCAACAAGCTCCAACCTCGATCGTGGATTTACCGAGCGCTTGGAATCATCTAGATGTCTTAACGCCTAGCTCTAAAATCGTCCATTTCACCGATTTAACCAGCCAGCCTTGGTTATTTCATCACAATGCGGTCAGTGCCTTTTGGGAGAAGTTTTATCTCGAAGCGATCGACCAAGGATTTGTTCAACCCAAAGAGATTGAAGAAGCTTACGATCGCGGCGTGATTTCCAAGCGAATCAAGAATTTACCGAACATGAAGGGCAGTTTTGGACAGCTAAGAAACTATCTTTGGCGAACTTGGGCAGCGACCGCTTTTCTGGGTCGAAGAACGGCGAAATCTGCTCTGGCTATCCTCCGATATCGCAAGCAAGCGATCGCAAACTAA
- a CDS encoding glycosyltransferase (similar to AA sequence:cyanobase_aa:LBDG_55470), with amino-acid sequence MITVITPVYNGEQYIESCLRSVIQQDCAEVEHLIIDGGSSDRTIEIVKRYAENYPHIRWVSEKDQGQSDAMNKGIRLAKGEIVGFLNVDDYYEPEVLNQAVELFKSLPVPSFIVGNCNVWDDHGNLKKYNRPKKLSLPDLLLGANIHPHPVNPSAYFYHACLHDTIGLYNVDEHFALDVDFILRAVQVATVKHIDRTWGNYREIAGTKTVTDWQTGQGAARSAALLKRYRDRLPVLARTQNAILYTVLNTAYDSNRLLKRGMGKIARSLKS; translated from the coding sequence ATGATCACAGTGATTACGCCAGTCTATAACGGCGAACAATACATCGAATCTTGTTTGAGGTCGGTGATTCAGCAGGATTGTGCAGAAGTTGAACATCTGATCATTGATGGGGGATCAAGCGATCGCACGATCGAGATTGTCAAACGCTATGCCGAAAACTATCCCCATATTCGCTGGGTGTCTGAAAAAGATCAGGGACAATCCGACGCGATGAATAAAGGAATTCGACTGGCAAAAGGTGAGATTGTTGGATTTCTAAACGTGGATGACTACTACGAACCAGAGGTGCTTAATCAAGCTGTAGAACTCTTCAAATCGCTTCCTGTTCCCAGCTTTATAGTCGGTAACTGTAATGTGTGGGACGATCACGGCAATCTGAAAAAATACAATCGTCCGAAAAAACTCAGCCTCCCTGATTTATTACTCGGTGCGAATATTCATCCCCATCCGGTGAATCCTTCCGCTTACTTTTATCATGCTTGTCTACATGACACGATCGGACTGTACAACGTGGATGAACATTTCGCGCTAGATGTTGATTTCATTTTAAGAGCGGTTCAAGTCGCAACCGTGAAACATATCGATCGTACTTGGGGCAACTACCGCGAAATTGCTGGCACTAAAACGGTTACAGATTGGCAAACGGGGCAAGGAGCCGCCCGATCTGCTGCACTTCTCAAACGCTACCGCGATCGACTTCCCGTTCTCGCCCGAACCCAAAATGCGATTCTATACACAGTTTTAAACACAGCTTACGATTCAAACCGACTGCTCAAACGGGGAATGGGAAAGATTGCTCGATCGCTGAAATCTTAA
- a CDS encoding acetyltransferase (similar to AA sequence:cyanobase_aa:LBDG_21220), producing the protein MTVQLSSKLSSIRASLTFIPPFRYLWQSFQFLALQYIGKIPSQTLRRWFYVQWYGLTLGEGSVIYNSCHIRSPEKITIGDNTSIGDQCVLDGRSGLIIGNSVNLSTGAWIWTAQHDPNAIGFEGVEAPVVIEDYAWISSRTTILPGVTIGHGAVVAAGAVVTKSVAPFEIVGGVPAKKIGERNQNLDYKLNACIAFW; encoded by the coding sequence ATGACAGTCCAACTTTCTTCAAAACTATCATCGATTCGGGCATCCCTCACCTTTATTCCGCCGTTTCGGTATCTCTGGCAGTCTTTTCAGTTTTTGGCACTGCAATATATTGGCAAAATTCCTTCTCAAACTCTGCGCCGTTGGTTCTATGTTCAGTGGTATGGACTCACGCTCGGAGAAGGCTCGGTCATTTATAACAGTTGTCATATTCGCTCTCCTGAAAAAATCACCATTGGCGACAATACGAGCATCGGGGATCAATGTGTTTTAGATGGTCGATCGGGGCTAATCATCGGCAATTCAGTGAATCTCTCGACGGGTGCTTGGATTTGGACAGCACAACATGATCCGAATGCGATCGGGTTTGAAGGGGTTGAGGCTCCGGTTGTGATCGAAGATTATGCCTGGATAAGTTCTCGCACCACGATCTTACCCGGAGTGACGATCGGACATGGGGCAGTAGTCGCGGCTGGTGCAGTAGTCACAAAATCAGTAGCACCCTTCGAGATTGTGGGCGGCGTACCTGCCAAAAAGATCGGAGAGCGCAATCAAAACCTCGACTACAAACTAAACGCTTGTATTGCCTTTTGGTAA
- a CDS encoding membrane bound O-acyl transferase MBOAT family protein (similar to AA sequence:cyanobase_aa:PCC8801_0030), whose amino-acid sequence MNFADFSFWWTLIVSSVVLLLVRWIGRNLKLWSDALDRIGLMGLSLTIFYAASRESTLIFVLELVFNYLAVYWIQRTKGWGRTAIAAVTILTNLLILVYFKYLDFIARDILGGSIASASFRPSDGIFSGLSQIPPGISFYTFQMVAFVVDSMRATDEKMLTFVDYVNFTSFFPQVVAGPIERRADLLPQMQSFRFRFSMANVSIGMRWIIVGLFMKLVLSDNLSTHVQVSEAMNAWTIWLSTYLFGLQIYFDFAGYSLIALGLAQLLGVSLTLNFNSPYVSTNIQEFWRRWHITLSTWFRDYIYFPLGGSRVPWASANLLTVFLISGLWHGAGWNFVLWGGYHGLLLILHRTFGQVIRLSKQVAWLITFNLVTFGWFFFMETDMSRMMMKLRSLITPAAYSLANLKVIVSPIQRSALIVIVCLSVLFLFLERTAVARKLPHGYQLFLSSPIARLLLFLLILVSAKESSKFIYFSF is encoded by the coding sequence ATGAACTTTGCTGATTTTTCGTTTTGGTGGACGTTGATTGTCAGTAGTGTTGTCTTACTGCTTGTTCGTTGGATCGGACGAAACCTAAAGCTTTGGAGCGATGCCCTCGATCGCATCGGATTAATGGGTCTCTCGTTGACGATTTTCTATGCTGCTTCTCGTGAAAGTACGCTGATCTTTGTTCTAGAACTTGTTTTTAACTATCTTGCGGTTTACTGGATACAGCGAACCAAAGGCTGGGGTAGAACTGCGATCGCAGCCGTGACCATTCTCACCAACCTGCTGATTCTGGTGTATTTCAAGTATCTAGACTTCATTGCTAGAGATATCTTGGGTGGCTCGATCGCGAGTGCAAGCTTCAGACCGTCAGACGGCATCTTTTCAGGCTTGTCTCAAATTCCTCCTGGGATCTCGTTTTATACATTCCAGATGGTTGCCTTTGTGGTGGATTCGATGAGAGCAACCGATGAGAAAATGCTGACCTTCGTAGATTATGTTAATTTCACATCGTTTTTTCCCCAAGTCGTTGCTGGACCGATTGAACGACGGGCTGACTTATTACCTCAGATGCAATCCTTTCGCTTTCGGTTTTCCATGGCGAATGTCTCGATCGGGATGCGCTGGATCATTGTCGGCTTGTTCATGAAGCTGGTGCTGTCAGACAATCTATCCACGCATGTTCAAGTCTCAGAAGCGATGAATGCTTGGACGATCTGGCTTTCAACCTATTTATTCGGCTTGCAAATCTATTTTGACTTCGCAGGCTACAGTTTGATTGCTTTAGGTTTGGCACAGTTACTTGGTGTTTCACTGACGCTGAACTTTAATTCTCCCTACGTTTCAACAAACATTCAGGAGTTTTGGCGACGTTGGCATATTACCCTCAGCACTTGGTTTCGCGACTATATCTATTTCCCGTTAGGCGGATCGAGAGTGCCGTGGGCGAGTGCAAATTTGTTGACCGTCTTCTTGATTTCGGGACTGTGGCATGGGGCAGGCTGGAACTTTGTGCTGTGGGGCGGCTATCACGGGCTATTGCTCATCCTGCATCGCACCTTCGGTCAAGTCATTCGACTCTCTAAGCAGGTTGCTTGGTTGATCACGTTCAATCTTGTCACCTTTGGCTGGTTCTTTTTCATGGAAACCGACATGAGCCGGATGATGATGAAATTACGATCGCTGATCACACCAGCCGCTTATTCTTTGGCTAATCTCAAAGTCATTGTCAGTCCGATTCAGCGGTCTGCTTTGATCGTCATCGTCTGCTTGTCGGTGCTCTTTCTGTTCCTTGAACGGACGGCAGTTGCTCGGAAGCTTCCGCATGGGTATCAATTGTTTTTATCTTCGCCGATCGCTCGATTGTTGCTGTTTCTGTTGATCCTCGTTTCGGCGAAAGAATCTTCCAAGTTCATTTACTTCTCATTCTGA
- a CDS encoding hypothetical protein (similar to AA sequence:cyanobase_aa:AM1_2197) yields MKSVLNWILSGFESIVFVRDYPLKSRLSFRDRVSLVINLLIVRSQFWKARTSEIRALICTPTDERVLVPVLFKLLEKPTLKVTAVIPSTLNPQLKQQLRDAGCQVKEQLSDILMPCLHPEQTLGLFCLDHRFFYTAHARGVDAAETLKQFGVKTASIQHGGTRQDSVQGLASTTSERLLVWGERVYRELIHQYEVPSERIQLVGNHLHDRILNIDRHQVLEALKQFSPAFWSEVCQKKVILLATCLHTEYRDRPNEAELYTAYMQYLYENLDFSQVCLVIKMHPGDQKDPNLYRASIPESLKQSHSICIIEPQHTQLDVYGLLHLSDVLVTRASTVAEEALLMNKKVIAVDVDASGPASAYHHLEEYGSYKTVYLSAPEALKQAVHAALFEPCPASNSAHFDLEREFTYRLDGNSLQRTVDALLQQLYS; encoded by the coding sequence ATGAAGTCAGTTCTGAATTGGATTTTGTCGGGGTTTGAGTCGATCGTCTTCGTGCGGGACTATCCACTCAAATCAAGGCTGAGTTTTCGGGATCGAGTCTCCTTGGTGATCAATCTGCTCATTGTGCGATCGCAGTTCTGGAAAGCTCGCACGTCCGAAATCCGCGCTTTAATCTGTACGCCAACTGATGAGCGAGTGTTAGTGCCTGTATTATTCAAATTGTTGGAAAAGCCTACTCTCAAGGTTACGGCGGTGATCCCCAGTACGCTCAATCCTCAGTTAAAACAGCAACTCAGAGACGCAGGTTGCCAAGTTAAAGAGCAACTGAGTGATATTCTCATGCCCTGCCTTCATCCTGAGCAAACGCTTGGATTGTTTTGCTTGGATCATCGGTTCTTCTACACCGCTCATGCCCGTGGAGTCGATGCGGCAGAAACATTAAAGCAATTCGGTGTGAAAACCGCCTCGATTCAACATGGAGGAACGCGACAAGATTCTGTGCAAGGACTGGCTTCAACGACTTCAGAGCGCCTCTTAGTCTGGGGAGAGCGCGTTTATCGTGAATTGATTCATCAGTATGAAGTGCCATCAGAGCGAATCCAGCTTGTCGGCAATCATCTGCACGATCGCATTCTCAACATCGATCGTCATCAAGTGCTAGAGGCGTTGAAACAGTTCTCGCCTGCATTCTGGTCTGAGGTCTGTCAGAAGAAAGTGATTCTGCTGGCGACTTGTTTACATACCGAATATCGCGATCGACCCAACGAAGCCGAACTCTACACTGCCTATATGCAGTATCTCTATGAAAATCTCGATTTCTCACAAGTCTGTCTGGTGATCAAAATGCACCCCGGCGACCAGAAAGATCCAAACCTCTATCGAGCATCGATTCCAGAATCGCTCAAACAATCTCACTCGATTTGTATTATCGAACCTCAACACACGCAGCTTGATGTTTATGGTCTGCTTCACCTGTCGGATGTGTTGGTAACTCGTGCCTCAACAGTGGCAGAAGAAGCATTGTTAATGAATAAAAAAGTAATTGCAGTAGATGTCGATGCGTCTGGTCCTGCGAGTGCTTATCACCATCTAGAAGAATATGGCAGCTATAAAACCGTTTATCTATCTGCTCCAGAAGCTCTCAAACAAGCAGTACACGCTGCACTCTTTGAACCTTGCCCTGCTTCAAACTCCGCTCATTTCGACTTAGAGCGCGAATTTACATACCGTCTAGATGGCAACTCCTTACAGCGAACCGTCGATGCACTCTTGCAGCAACTCTATTCGTAA
- a CDS encoding hypothetical protein (hypothetical protein Desal_3484;~similar to AA sequence:cyanobase_aa:LBDG_55500) → MTQTVLIDAFYTAGINGHGGDHRTSQLFELLEQANLKIAVMEKPRFNTQIERYQAGFKALLNYKTLPFVVKHSLSRITPPAEIVKFGFQSQIYSEAIKQHNGSKVLIWETTKHSTAPYIAKQRGFKVIAVPHNLDCFVLPPQHFHQNFDQEIESLRAAQVVFCISREEQWLLKLRGINADFLPYYPPASIVERLLEVRTLRKTSPKKNLLILGSAGNIPTFQGMVEQIQWLHHLREQQAFTVDIVGYQTQLLQPYCKHDDFVVHGAVTPEELNQFLTHATVALVHQKAAAGALTRIPELLIAGVPLIANSVAARSAYCFSGIHCYDTLPELAALLLQSFEMPDLPQRPVDAEKRFIECVRQMTDSSQV, encoded by the coding sequence ATGACCCAGACCGTTCTGATAGACGCTTTCTACACCGCAGGGATCAATGGACATGGCGGCGATCACCGCACAAGTCAACTCTTTGAACTGCTAGAGCAAGCTAATCTGAAGATTGCCGTGATGGAGAAGCCAAGATTCAACACTCAGATCGAACGGTATCAGGCAGGATTCAAAGCGCTATTGAATTATAAAACGCTGCCATTTGTGGTGAAACACTCACTCAGCAGAATCACACCTCCTGCTGAAATCGTTAAGTTCGGTTTTCAAAGTCAAATTTACAGTGAAGCCATCAAGCAGCACAACGGCAGCAAAGTCCTGATCTGGGAAACAACCAAGCATTCTACTGCGCCTTATATTGCCAAACAACGCGGATTTAAGGTGATTGCTGTCCCTCATAATCTGGACTGCTTTGTTCTTCCTCCGCAGCACTTTCATCAAAATTTTGACCAAGAAATCGAGTCTCTACGGGCAGCACAAGTGGTCTTTTGTATTTCGCGTGAGGAACAGTGGCTTCTAAAACTCAGAGGTATCAATGCAGACTTTTTGCCGTATTACCCTCCAGCGTCGATCGTAGAACGGCTGTTAGAAGTGAGAACACTTCGCAAAACATCACCGAAAAAAAACTTGTTGATTTTAGGCAGTGCTGGTAATATTCCTACTTTTCAAGGCATGGTCGAGCAGATTCAATGGCTACATCACCTACGAGAACAGCAAGCGTTCACAGTAGATATTGTTGGCTATCAAACTCAGTTGCTCCAACCCTATTGCAAACACGATGACTTTGTTGTTCACGGGGCTGTGACCCCAGAAGAATTAAATCAGTTCTTAACTCATGCGACCGTTGCTTTAGTTCATCAAAAGGCTGCGGCAGGTGCGTTGACCCGGATTCCTGAATTGCTGATTGCAGGGGTTCCACTGATTGCAAATAGTGTCGCCGCCAGAAGTGCATACTGTTTCTCTGGTATTCATTGCTATGACACCTTGCCAGAGTTAGCGGCTTTATTGTTGCAATCTTTTGAAATGCCTGATCTGCCGCAGCGTCCTGTCGATGCAGAGAAACGGTTTATTGAGTGTGTACGGCAGATGACGGATTCTAGTCAGGTTTAA
- a CDS encoding 2-dehydro-3-deoxyphosphooctonate aldolase (similar to AA sequence:cyanobase_aa:Cyan7425_4199): MQQVQVTDTITIGDQQPLALISGPCVIESEEFTLKMAAEIRKICDRLNISFIFKSSFDKANRTSIESFRGQSMETGLAILQRVKQEIGVPVLTDIHESYQAAPVAEVVDVLQIPAFLCRQTDLLVAAAATGKTVNVKKGQFLAPWDMKNVVQKLEEAGTQKILVTERGTSFGYNTLVVDFRSLPQLRSLGYPVVFDATHSVQMPGGQGTSSGGQRHFVPYLTRAAMAIGVDALFMEVHENPAIALSDGPNMVPLAELENLLKQVLSIRNALEVAPSVSL; the protein is encoded by the coding sequence ATGCAGCAAGTACAAGTTACAGACACGATTACGATCGGGGATCAACAGCCACTCGCGCTGATCAGTGGTCCTTGTGTGATCGAATCTGAAGAGTTCACCTTAAAAATGGCAGCCGAGATTCGGAAAATCTGCGATCGCTTAAATATCTCGTTTATCTTCAAATCGTCGTTTGATAAGGCGAATCGCACCTCGATCGAGTCATTCCGAGGACAATCGATGGAAACCGGGTTGGCGATTCTGCAAAGAGTCAAGCAGGAAATCGGTGTCCCTGTGCTGACGGACATTCACGAGAGCTATCAGGCGGCTCCGGTGGCAGAGGTGGTCGATGTGCTTCAGATTCCTGCATTTCTCTGTCGTCAAACGGATCTATTGGTGGCAGCAGCAGCGACCGGAAAAACGGTGAATGTGAAAAAGGGACAGTTTCTCGCTCCCTGGGACATGAAGAATGTGGTGCAGAAGTTAGAAGAAGCGGGAACCCAAAAAATTCTCGTCACGGAGCGTGGAACCAGTTTTGGCTATAACACGCTAGTGGTAGATTTCCGATCGCTTCCTCAACTGCGATCGCTGGGATATCCGGTCGTGTTTGATGCGACTCACAGCGTTCAGATGCCCGGTGGACAAGGCACTTCTTCAGGTGGACAGCGGCACTTTGTTCCGTACCTCACTCGTGCGGCGATGGCGATTGGAGTGGATGCGCTATTCATGGAAGTTCACGAAAATCCTGCGATCGCGCTCAGTGATGGTCCGAATATGGTGCCGTTAGCAGAGTTAGAAAATCTATTGAAACAAGTCCTCAGCATTCGGAATGCGCTCGAAGTTGCTCCCTCGGTCTCGCTATGA